Proteins from a single region of Hermetia illucens chromosome 3, iHerIll2.2.curated.20191125, whole genome shotgun sequence:
- the LOC119653110 gene encoding peroxisomal multifunctional enzyme type 2-like: MSLKSESVIERVRARLDKIDPANRQVTNVYKVKITVGGNVTKTWILDLKNVKLYEGDDSAECTLICDDQAFLDIADKKMEAKEAREKGLLSVEGEMDLAMKLVPYIATI; this comes from the exons atgtcTCTAAAGTCTGAATCAGTTATCGAGAGGGTGCGTGCTCGATTAGATAAAATTGATCCGGCTAATCGTCAAGTGACTAATGTTTATAAAGTTAAAATTACCGTTGGTGGAAACGTAACAAAGACATGGA ttttggatttgaaaaacgTGAAGTTATACGAAGGAGACGATAGTGCTGAATGTACTCTGATTTGTGATGATCAAGCCTTTTTGGATATAGCTGATAAGAAAATGGAAGCTAAGGAGGCACGCGAGAAGGGTTTGCTGAGTGTGGAAGGCGAAATGGACTTGGCAATGAAATTGGTGCCATATATTGCTACTATTTAA